The Aquificaceae bacterium genome includes a region encoding these proteins:
- a CDS encoding efflux RND transporter permease subunit, which produces MYGFAGRLANYFIDSKLTPVIILVSLALGLFAVITTPKDEEPQIVVPMIDIMISYPGATPEEVERRVVAPLEKKLWELKDIEYIYSASMEGMAVVTARFYVGTNPVKALVDLNTKMMSAMDLAPPGVMLPPLVKPKSIDDVPILTLTLWGKNYDPYDLRRISEALENEIKKVQNVADVFLVGGRPRQVRIILDPQRMAGYGISPLHIAHLLQAANAQSLSGKVVQGGREYLVRTGEFLRSKEDVENIVVGVFNGKPVYMKDVATVVDGPSEVRDYTLMGFGPRHEEKGIQGVKPGELYPAVTIAVSKRVGTNAVEVAQEVLELVDHLKGKIIPKDLEVTITRNYGETAKEKADTLIKKLIIATFSVILLIAVALGFKEAIVVGIAVPVTLAIALFLSQVFGFTLNRVTLFALIFAIGILVDDAIVVVENVHRWFELKLAKTPREAIVRATDEVGNPTILATFTVIAALMPMAFVTGLMGPYMRPIPINASVAMFFSLLVAFIITPWASYLLLRKKFDQEHEKHEVNIRETAFWKIYSRLMVPLLTSRAKRYAFYGFTLALMGLSVGLLLTKVVVVKMLPYDNKSELQVVIDMPEGTPLEKTLEATRAIGDYISRQSIVTDYQIYVGTSSPFNFNGLVRHYYLRQGSNLADIQVNLINKDKRQEQSHDFAKRIRPAVHEIGRKYGAKYVAVVEVPPGPPVLSPIVAEVYGPDLRLQQEFAREVLKVFRESKSITDEGIYLEDPAPLLRLAVKEDKAKLAGFSKQEIVHTVQALLGGYQAGIMQNTDTEHTPIIVRFDEKYRTLDMLHMLQVTTRDGKRVPLSELVELKEDTAPPTIYRKNLRRVVYVIGDVAGREEAPFYGILDVRSQINSLPNPYGGVKELWMSLPLLEDGLYVKWDGEMHITLEVFRDLGLAFGVALFVMYVLILGWFKDFRIPGIIMAPIPLTLVGIIPGHLIMNAFFTATSMIGFIALAGIIVRNSILLVDFAEERIKDGVPPHLAVVEAGVIRTRPILLTAVAVIVGAFVIIFDPIFNGLAISLIFGTIGSTTLTLVLIPVMYYASRVKRMETLPTPEEVQKDILR; this is translated from the coding sequence ATGTATGGCTTTGCTGGAAGGCTTGCCAACTACTTTATAGACTCAAAGCTCACTCCAGTTATTATACTGGTTTCCCTTGCCCTTGGTCTTTTTGCCGTTATTACCACTCCAAAGGATGAGGAGCCACAGATAGTGGTTCCCATGATAGACATAATGATTTCCTACCCAGGTGCAACCCCAGAGGAGGTGGAAAGGAGGGTTGTGGCACCCCTTGAAAAGAAGCTCTGGGAGCTCAAAGACATTGAATACATTTACTCTGCAAGTATGGAAGGCATGGCGGTGGTCACCGCCAGATTTTATGTGGGAACGAACCCGGTAAAAGCCTTGGTGGACCTCAACACCAAGATGATGTCTGCCATGGACCTTGCACCCCCGGGAGTGATGCTGCCACCCCTCGTAAAGCCAAAATCCATAGACGATGTGCCCATACTTACCCTTACACTCTGGGGCAAAAACTACGACCCCTACGACCTGAGACGCATATCCGAAGCCCTTGAAAACGAGATAAAGAAGGTTCAGAATGTGGCTGATGTTTTTCTTGTGGGTGGAAGACCAAGGCAGGTGCGCATAATCCTTGACCCGCAGAGAATGGCTGGCTATGGTATATCCCCTCTTCATATAGCCCACCTCCTTCAGGCTGCAAACGCCCAGTCTCTGAGCGGTAAGGTGGTTCAGGGTGGCAGGGAATATCTTGTGAGAACGGGGGAATTTCTAAGGTCGAAGGAGGATGTGGAAAACATAGTGGTTGGTGTCTTCAACGGAAAACCAGTTTATATGAAAGATGTGGCCACTGTGGTGGATGGTCCCTCTGAGGTGAGGGATTATACCCTGATGGGTTTTGGACCAAGGCATGAGGAAAAGGGCATACAGGGTGTAAAACCTGGAGAACTTTACCCCGCCGTTACCATAGCTGTTTCCAAGAGGGTGGGAACAAATGCGGTGGAAGTAGCTCAGGAGGTTCTTGAGCTGGTTGACCATCTCAAAGGGAAGATAATACCAAAAGACCTTGAGGTTACCATAACAAGAAACTACGGAGAGACGGCGAAGGAAAAGGCAGACACCCTCATAAAGAAGCTAATAATAGCCACTTTTTCCGTCATACTCCTGATTGCAGTAGCCCTTGGCTTTAAAGAGGCCATAGTAGTAGGCATTGCGGTGCCCGTCACCCTTGCCATAGCTCTCTTTCTCAGTCAGGTTTTTGGCTTTACTCTGAACAGGGTTACCCTCTTTGCCCTCATATTTGCCATAGGAATTCTCGTGGACGACGCCATAGTGGTGGTGGAGAATGTGCACAGGTGGTTTGAGCTCAAGCTGGCAAAGACGCCCAGGGAGGCAATAGTCAGGGCAACAGACGAGGTGGGAAATCCCACAATCCTTGCCACCTTCACCGTCATAGCAGCCCTCATGCCCATGGCTTTTGTGACAGGTCTTATGGGTCCCTACATGAGGCCCATACCCATAAATGCTTCTGTTGCCATGTTTTTCTCACTGCTGGTTGCCTTTATCATAACCCCCTGGGCGAGCTATCTGCTCCTGAGGAAAAAGTTTGACCAGGAGCATGAAAAGCATGAAGTGAACATAAGAGAAACAGCCTTCTGGAAAATATATTCCCGTCTTATGGTCCCACTCCTGACAAGCAGAGCAAAAAGATACGCCTTTTATGGCTTCACTCTTGCCCTGATGGGTCTGTCTGTGGGGCTTCTTCTCACAAAGGTAGTGGTTGTCAAGATGCTACCCTACGATAACAAGAGCGAGCTTCAGGTAGTTATAGACATGCCCGAGGGAACCCCTCTTGAGAAAACCCTTGAGGCCACAAGAGCCATAGGCGACTACATATCAAGGCAGTCCATAGTAACCGATTATCAGATATACGTGGGAACATCTTCACCCTTTAACTTCAATGGATTGGTAAGACACTACTACCTGCGTCAGGGCTCAAACCTTGCAGACATTCAGGTAAACCTTATAAACAAGGACAAGCGCCAGGAGCAATCTCATGACTTTGCCAAGAGGATAAGACCTGCGGTTCACGAGATAGGGAGGAAATACGGAGCAAAGTATGTGGCAGTAGTGGAAGTTCCACCGGGGCCACCAGTCCTGTCACCTATAGTGGCGGAGGTGTATGGTCCAGACCTCAGGCTTCAGCAGGAGTTTGCCAGAGAGGTGCTAAAAGTTTTCAGGGAGAGTAAGAGCATAACAGATGAGGGTATATACCTGGAGGACCCTGCACCTCTCTTGAGACTGGCAGTAAAGGAAGACAAGGCAAAGCTGGCAGGTTTTTCAAAGCAGGAGATTGTCCACACAGTCCAGGCATTGCTTGGGGGTTATCAGGCAGGCATAATGCAGAATACGGACACAGAGCACACACCCATAATAGTGAGGTTTGACGAAAAATACAGAACCCTTGACATGCTCCATATGCTTCAGGTAACCACAAGGGATGGTAAAAGAGTGCCCCTTTCAGAGCTCGTTGAGCTAAAAGAGGACACCGCACCGCCTACCATCTACCGCAAAAACCTCAGGCGCGTGGTGTATGTAATAGGCGATGTAGCAGGAAGAGAGGAAGCGCCCTTCTACGGTATTCTTGATGTGAGGTCGCAGATAAATAGCCTGCCCAACCCTTATGGAGGTGTTAAAGAGCTCTGGATGTCCCTGCCCCTTCTGGAGGATGGCCTTTATGTGAAGTGGGACGGTGAGATGCACATTACCCTTGAGGTCTTCAGAGACCTGGGGCTTGCCTTTGGAGTTGCCCTCTTTGTAATGTATGTGCTTATCCTTGGTTGGTTTAAGGACTTCAGAATCCCAGGCATAATAATGGCACCCATACCTCTTACCCTCGTGGGTATAATACCAGGACATCTTATAATGAACGCCTTCTTTACCGCTACTTCCATGATAGGCTTTATTGCCCTTGCGGGCATAATAGTGAGAAACTCTATACTGCTTGTAGACTTTGCAGAGGAAAGAATCAAGGATGGAGTTCCTCCCCATCTTGCCGTGGTGGAAGCGGGCGTCATAAGGACAAGACCTATACTGCTCACTGCGGTGGCAGTCATAGTGGGCGCCTTTGTCATAATCTTTGACCCTATCTTCAACGGCCTTGCCATATCCCTTATATTTGGAACCATAGGCTCCACAACTCTCACCCTTGTCCTGATACCTGTAATGTATTACGCCAGCAGGGTCAAGAGGATGGAAACCCTCCCGACCCCAGAAGAGGTGCAGAAAGACATTCTCAGATAA
- a CDS encoding isoamylase early set domain-containing protein, translating into MVTKTYQEGKDICVVSFYVKRDDAQRVELVGEWNNWKPEPMKRKKDGTFWISKRLKTGRSYRFKYLIDGQHWENELSADQQVPNPFGTTDSLLII; encoded by the coding sequence ATGGTTACAAAGACCTATCAGGAAGGCAAGGACATATGCGTGGTTAGCTTTTATGTGAAGAGGGATGATGCTCAGAGGGTGGAGCTGGTTGGTGAATGGAACAACTGGAAGCCTGAACCAATGAAGAGGAAAAAGGACGGCACCTTCTGGATAAGCAAGAGGCTGAAAACTGGAAGGAGCTACAGGTTCAAATACCTTATTGATGGACAGCACTGGGAGAATGAGCTGTCTGCAGACCAGCAGGTGCCCAACCCCTTTGGCACCACAGACAGCCTCCTAATTATCTGA
- the trpE gene encoding anthranilate synthase component I, which translates to MLPYIGMYLNLSREQVEELSKDYNVIPLFAEFMADTETPLSLYLKLREGWKYSLLLESAEGGIKWGRYSFVILASSFQYAWKRGIAYLYRGGKVSLLQEGDPLRPLDEMLKALRPYHDPSLPRFWGGYVGYVGYDVVKRYEPVEDKKPDPLEVFDLLFVLSDALVVHDNLSGSIKIIVPMLTERGIQREYERARSLVEDLRGRIFESCVYPLHFSQEDVRLEEWRSAYSKEEFMTMVERAKEYISQGDVVQVVLSQRFRKSFYGEAESIYRSLRYLNPSPYMYYMDLGDLKVIGSSPEVLVRLEGKRIETRPIAGTRKRGNTPEEDMALERDLLNDEKERAEHLMLVDLARNDVGRVSKPGSVRVEGFMRVERYSHVMHIVSDVVGELKEGLSAVDVLKALFPAGTVSGAPKVRAMQIIEELEKERRGIYAGAVGYISFEGNMDMAIAIRTALLLEDELFLQAGAGIVADSDPEKEWWETVNKAKALMKAVAMAESVHKER; encoded by the coding sequence ATGCTACCATATATAGGCATGTATCTGAACCTCAGCCGGGAGCAGGTAGAAGAGCTGTCTAAGGATTACAATGTAATTCCTCTCTTCGCGGAGTTTATGGCGGATACTGAAACGCCTCTTTCTCTCTATCTTAAACTGAGGGAAGGCTGGAAATACAGCCTGCTTCTTGAAAGCGCTGAGGGAGGGATAAAGTGGGGAAGATACTCCTTTGTAATTCTTGCCTCAAGCTTTCAGTATGCATGGAAGAGGGGCATAGCCTACCTTTACAGGGGTGGAAAGGTAAGCCTTCTTCAGGAAGGGGACCCTCTCAGACCACTGGATGAAATGCTGAAAGCGCTCAGACCTTACCATGACCCTTCCCTTCCCAGGTTCTGGGGTGGTTATGTGGGCTATGTGGGCTATGATGTGGTAAAGCGTTATGAGCCTGTGGAAGATAAAAAACCAGACCCCCTTGAGGTCTTTGACCTCCTCTTTGTGCTGAGCGATGCGCTGGTGGTCCATGACAACCTGAGCGGGAGCATAAAAATAATCGTGCCCATGCTCACAGAAAGAGGCATACAAAGAGAGTATGAGAGAGCCAGAAGTCTCGTAGAAGACCTGAGGGGCAGGATATTTGAAAGCTGTGTCTATCCTTTGCACTTCTCACAGGAGGATGTGAGGCTCGAAGAGTGGCGTTCAGCATACAGCAAGGAAGAGTTTATGACAATGGTGGAAAGGGCGAAGGAGTATATATCTCAGGGGGATGTGGTTCAGGTAGTGCTCTCTCAGAGGTTCAGAAAAAGTTTCTATGGTGAGGCTGAGAGCATATACAGGTCCCTGAGATACCTAAACCCATCGCCCTACATGTATTACATGGACCTTGGAGACCTGAAGGTCATAGGCTCTTCTCCAGAAGTGCTGGTCAGACTTGAAGGGAAAAGGATAGAAACAAGACCCATAGCAGGCACAAGGAAGAGAGGGAATACCCCTGAGGAGGATATGGCTCTGGAGAGGGACCTGCTAAATGATGAGAAGGAAAGGGCTGAGCACCTCATGCTTGTTGACCTTGCCAGAAATGATGTGGGGCGCGTGAGCAAACCCGGAAGCGTGAGAGTGGAGGGTTTTATGAGGGTTGAAAGGTATTCGCATGTGATGCATATAGTGAGTGATGTGGTGGGTGAACTGAAGGAGGGGCTTTCTGCAGTGGACGTGCTGAAGGCTCTATTCCCTGCGGGCACGGTTTCCGGAGCTCCAAAGGTAAGAGCCATGCAGATAATAGAGGAGCTTGAAAAGGAAAGGAGGGGCATATACGCAGGTGCGGTGGGTTATATATCCTTTGAGGGCAACATGGACATGGCTATAGCCATAAGAACAGCCCTATTGTTGGAAGATGAGCTCTTTCTTCAGGCAGGTGCCGGAATAGTGGCAGACTCTGACCCTGAGAAGGAATGGTGGGAAACGGTTAACAAGGCAAAGGCTCTCATGAAGGCGGTTGCTATGGCAGAATCAGTCCACAAAGAGAGATAA
- a CDS encoding tRNA (guanine(26)-N(2))-dimethyltransferase, translated as MIREGRVFLDLELPEVISSEMGVFYNPHMRENRDISLLMLLCLPQEELLVCDPMGASGVRLMRFLLETDRVKKAVYNDISQEAVNFFKGMLQRHAIPEEQVEVHQEDACLLLRRLRNCHYVDIDPFGSPVPFLESGILPVARHGMLAVTATDTSVLSGTYPETCMRRYGSRPLLSAEFYHEVGVRILIKKVLEEGAKMDYALRPVFSYSYRHYFRIFFIKDIGPRRTDSLFRKIGFLLYCPKCLYRDGAGLDSIGHQCPHCGGSLLLAGPLWLGELWDRELVHRLWEIRGRVDISDSTNRLLDRIRRECECDTLGFYTISSLCRAFRIGQSPSIERFLEVFKGVRTHFTPEGFRTRLSHREVLERVNELLQRA; from the coding sequence ATGATAAGAGAGGGAAGGGTATTCTTAGACCTTGAGCTTCCAGAGGTCATATCCTCAGAGATGGGCGTTTTCTACAACCCCCACATGAGGGAAAACAGGGACATAAGCCTTCTTATGCTTCTTTGCCTTCCACAGGAAGAACTCCTTGTCTGCGACCCCATGGGTGCAAGCGGTGTCAGGCTCATGAGATTTCTGCTGGAAACTGACAGAGTAAAGAAAGCCGTATACAACGACATAAGCCAGGAAGCGGTTAACTTCTTCAAAGGGATGCTCCAGAGGCACGCCATACCAGAAGAGCAGGTGGAGGTCCATCAGGAAGATGCCTGTCTTCTTCTGAGAAGGCTCAGGAACTGCCATTATGTGGATATTGACCCCTTTGGTTCCCCAGTGCCCTTTCTGGAAAGTGGTATACTTCCCGTTGCAAGGCATGGGATGCTTGCGGTGACTGCCACGGACACCTCCGTGCTTTCTGGAACCTATCCTGAGACATGTATGAGAAGATACGGTTCAAGACCGCTTCTTTCCGCAGAGTTCTACCACGAGGTGGGCGTGCGTATCCTGATAAAGAAGGTGCTGGAAGAGGGGGCAAAGATGGACTACGCCCTGAGACCTGTATTTTCTTATTCCTACAGGCACTACTTCAGGATATTCTTTATCAAGGACATAGGACCAAGAAGGACAGACAGTCTTTTCAGGAAAATAGGCTTTCTTCTATACTGCCCGAAGTGCCTCTACAGGGATGGGGCTGGGCTGGATAGTATAGGGCACCAGTGTCCCCACTGTGGGGGTTCGCTTCTCCTTGCCGGGCCACTGTGGCTTGGAGAGCTTTGGGACAGGGAGCTGGTGCACAGGCTATGGGAGATAAGGGGCAGGGTTGACATATCAGACAGCACAAACAGACTTTTAGACAGAATCAGAAGGGAGTGTGAGTGTGATACTCTTGGCTTTTACACCATATCCTCTCTCTGCAGAGCCTTTCGCATAGGTCAGTCTCCATCCATAGAGAGGTTTCTGGAAGTCTTTAAAGGAGTAAGGACTCATTTTACTCCAGAGGGCTTTAGAACAAGACTGAGCCACAGGGAGGTCCTTGAAAGAGTAAATGAGCTACTACAGAGAGCTTAA
- the hemE gene encoding uroporphyrinogen decarboxylase, whose amino-acid sequence MLLLKSLRGEKIPRFPVWLMRQAGRYMPQYRELRERERDFLSFCKKVELASRASLLPLELLGVDAVIIFSDILVPLEPMGVKVEFLEGEGPRLEWDGRVEGLKRISFSHVEFVGEIIKAVKAQVRDVPVIGFSGAPFTLMAYMVEGGSNRDFRRAKLFMWRSEEYKKLMPLLVENLLEYLLGQVRAGADILQVFDSWAMHLAFEDFEDYAQNYLKPLFEGLKKQTDAPVIYFFRGSGSFLKALESLPVDALSVDWTVDMPSAMKNSSKAFQGNLDPAVLYCHEETIEKRALELLRCIPRKTRYVFNLGHGLMPDMELGKVKLLVDTVKSYSLS is encoded by the coding sequence ATGCTTCTTCTGAAAAGTCTCAGAGGTGAAAAAATCCCGCGCTTTCCTGTCTGGCTAATGCGTCAGGCGGGCCGGTATATGCCCCAGTATAGAGAACTCAGGGAAAGGGAAAGAGACTTTCTCAGCTTCTGCAAAAAGGTGGAGCTGGCGAGCAGAGCGAGCCTTCTACCGTTGGAGCTTCTTGGGGTAGATGCAGTCATAATCTTTTCGGACATACTTGTGCCTCTTGAGCCCATGGGCGTAAAGGTGGAGTTTCTTGAAGGTGAGGGTCCAAGGCTTGAGTGGGATGGAAGGGTGGAAGGCCTGAAGAGAATAAGTTTTTCTCATGTGGAGTTTGTGGGGGAGATAATAAAAGCTGTCAAGGCTCAGGTAAGGGATGTGCCGGTCATAGGCTTCAGTGGTGCCCCCTTCACACTCATGGCATACATGGTGGAGGGTGGTTCAAACAGAGACTTCAGAAGGGCAAAGCTCTTTATGTGGCGTTCAGAGGAGTATAAGAAGCTAATGCCCTTACTGGTTGAAAACCTCCTTGAATACTTGCTGGGTCAGGTCAGGGCTGGTGCAGATATTCTGCAGGTCTTTGACAGCTGGGCTATGCACCTTGCCTTTGAGGACTTTGAGGATTATGCACAGAACTATCTGAAGCCCCTTTTTGAGGGCCTGAAAAAGCAGACGGATGCACCTGTCATATACTTTTTCAGAGGCTCTGGCTCCTTTCTAAAAGCCCTTGAAAGCCTGCCTGTGGATGCCCTTTCCGTGGACTGGACGGTGGACATGCCCTCTGCCATGAAAAACAGCTCAAAAGCCTTTCAGGGAAACCTTGACCCCGCAGTGCTTTACTGCCATGAGGAAACCATAGAAAAAAGAGCCCTTGAGCTTCTGAGGTGCATTCCGAGAAAGACACGCTATGTTTTTAACCTGGGTCATGGGCTCATGCCCGACATGGAACTTGGTAAGGTAAAGCTTCTGGTGGATACCGTAAAGAGCTACAGCCTTTCATGA
- the dapF gene encoding diaminopimelate epimerase — MEFTKLQGSGNDFILMDNRDGKVNRLTERLGLNMKDFVVSLCKPHTGIGADGLILIEHPQNPDNHFRWQFFNADGSVAEMCGNGSRCAVRFAYERGIVGEEVRFETLAGVIKAWVIEGGRRVKVQLTEPKDYREVKLDINGERIEGSFINTGVPHFVAVVVELERLDVVKVGRSIRFHPEFQPRGTNVNFIKPLSERAVKIRTYERGVESETLACGTGATASALVAYMKGLVSAKPVEVLTSGGELLRIDFSDDFREVFLEGGVCKVFDGFLSEDALLCMR, encoded by the coding sequence ATGGAATTCACGAAATTGCAAGGGTCTGGAAACGATTTTATCCTCATGGACAACAGGGATGGCAAGGTAAACAGGCTCACAGAGAGGCTTGGTCTGAATATGAAGGATTTTGTGGTATCCCTCTGCAAACCACACACTGGCATAGGTGCTGACGGTCTTATTCTGATAGAGCACCCACAGAACCCAGACAACCACTTCAGGTGGCAGTTTTTCAACGCTGATGGCTCTGTGGCGGAGATGTGCGGTAATGGTTCAAGATGTGCGGTAAGGTTTGCATACGAGAGGGGGATAGTGGGAGAAGAGGTAAGGTTTGAGACGCTTGCGGGAGTTATAAAAGCCTGGGTTATTGAAGGTGGAAGAAGGGTAAAGGTTCAGCTTACTGAGCCTAAAGATTACAGGGAAGTGAAGCTTGACATTAATGGAGAAAGGATAGAAGGAAGTTTTATAAACACGGGCGTTCCTCACTTTGTGGCGGTTGTTGTAGAGCTTGAAAGGCTGGATGTGGTGAAGGTTGGCAGGTCCATAAGGTTTCATCCAGAATTCCAGCCAAGGGGAACCAATGTGAACTTTATAAAACCCCTTTCGGAAAGGGCAGTGAAGATAAGGACATATGAAAGAGGAGTTGAGTCCGAGACCCTTGCCTGCGGAACTGGGGCTACTGCCTCTGCCCTTGTTGCCTACATGAAGGGGCTTGTAAGTGCAAAGCCAGTTGAAGTGCTTACGAGCGGTGGAGAGCTCCTGAGAATAGACTTCAGCGACGATTTCAGAGAGGTTTTCCTTGAAGGGGGTGTATGTAAGGTGTTTGATGGCTTCTTGTCAGAGGATGCACTGCTTTGCATGAGATAG
- the ispH gene encoding 4-hydroxy-3-methylbut-2-enyl diphosphate reductase has protein sequence MAEIIVAQHAGFCFGVRRAINLAEEAVKDTATGRKVLSMGPLIHNPQEVKRLEDKGLRLLEHEEELDEKSTVIVRSHGIPPQKEKELISKGVKIVDATCPFVKAVHEAVVKLSKEGYFVVLVGEKDHPEVVGTLGYLRECGGRGMVVESRDDLREVLGKDRVGIVAQTTQNEQFFKEVVGEIALWAREVKVINTICNATSERQEDVYTLAPHVDVMVIVGGKNSGNTRRLYEIAKSLNPKSYHIETPEELKEEWFEGAKKVGITAGASTPDWIIGQVVDSIRSMVV, from the coding sequence ATGGCAGAGATAATAGTTGCTCAGCACGCAGGCTTTTGCTTTGGAGTCAGGAGAGCTATAAACCTTGCAGAGGAGGCAGTAAAGGATACAGCAACAGGAAGAAAGGTGCTCAGCATGGGTCCTCTCATACACAACCCTCAGGAGGTTAAAAGGCTTGAGGATAAGGGTCTGAGGCTCTTAGAACACGAGGAGGAGCTGGATGAGAAAAGCACCGTAATAGTTCGTTCTCACGGAATACCGCCTCAGAAGGAGAAAGAGCTCATATCAAAAGGTGTGAAAATAGTGGATGCCACATGTCCTTTTGTGAAGGCTGTTCATGAGGCTGTTGTAAAGCTCAGTAAGGAAGGCTACTTTGTGGTATTGGTAGGTGAAAAGGACCATCCAGAAGTGGTGGGAACGCTGGGGTATCTCAGGGAGTGTGGTGGAAGGGGCATGGTGGTGGAGAGCAGGGATGACCTCAGGGAGGTTCTTGGAAAAGACAGGGTCGGTATAGTGGCTCAGACAACTCAGAACGAACAGTTTTTCAAAGAGGTGGTGGGAGAAATTGCCCTCTGGGCAAGAGAGGTGAAAGTGATAAACACCATATGCAACGCCACCTCAGAGCGTCAGGAGGATGTCTACACGCTGGCACCTCATGTGGATGTTATGGTGATAGTGGGTGGCAAGAACAGCGGCAATACAAGAAGGCTCTACGAAATAGCGAAATCTCTGAACCCCAAAAGCTACCACATAGAAACACCGGAAGAACTCAAAGAAGAATGGTTTGAAGGGGCAAAAAAGGTGGGCATTACTGCAGGAGCTTCAACGCCCGACTGGATAATAGGGCAGGTGGTGGACAGCATAAGGAGCATGGTTGTATAA
- a CDS encoding DsbC family protein produces the protein MKLLFLLFILLSHGFSQDLYTEFIRSQVKEIPLSKAIVVGKGKRELITFINPDCGHCRKEWQALKPHLDRVKLYVFLLPFRSFPESHAKSYYIACSKDRVRALDEVLSGKFDGRPPRVKECPLVYEHIKVAEKLNVQGTPYNIILGSYKVIEGYSPALLQELGIR, from the coding sequence ATGAAACTGCTCTTTCTGCTCTTTATCCTGTTAAGTCATGGCTTTTCTCAGGACCTGTATACAGAGTTTATAAGGTCTCAGGTAAAAGAGATACCCCTCAGCAAAGCCATAGTCGTGGGGAAGGGAAAGAGGGAGCTCATAACCTTCATAAACCCGGACTGTGGGCACTGCAGAAAGGAGTGGCAGGCTCTAAAGCCACATCTGGACAGGGTCAAGCTCTACGTGTTCCTGCTACCTTTCAGAAGCTTTCCAGAGAGCCATGCCAAATCCTACTACATAGCCTGTTCAAAGGATAGAGTCAGGGCTCTTGATGAGGTGCTCTCCGGGAAGTTTGACGGCAGACCTCCAAGGGTTAAAGAGTGCCCCCTCGTGTATGAACACATAAAAGTGGCAGAAAAGCTAAACGTTCAGGGAACGCCTTACAACATAATATTGGGAAGTTATAAGGTCATAGAGGGCTATAGCCCGGCTCTGCTCCAGGAACTTGGCATAAGATGA
- a CDS encoding AAA family ATPase: MIVVVMGLSGSGKSFLASILHEDFGFEWLRSDLIRKELAGIDPRQRVKEGFGEGIYSEKWTQRVYEEMIKRAGEEASRGKNVVLDATFLQEWQRQMVKENFPDAIFLLAYAEEEEIIKRLRERQDVSDADIEVYLKQKESFVPPHYAIPINTERSREELRAVLREMLLQSEWKDTQENAL, translated from the coding sequence ATGATAGTGGTTGTCATGGGGCTCTCCGGCTCTGGAAAATCCTTTCTCGCCAGCATACTTCATGAGGATTTTGGCTTTGAATGGCTCAGAAGCGACCTGATTAGAAAAGAGCTGGCAGGCATTGACCCGCGCCAGAGGGTAAAGGAGGGTTTTGGCGAGGGGATTTACTCGGAGAAATGGACGCAAAGGGTTTACGAAGAAATGATAAAAAGGGCAGGGGAAGAGGCAAGTAGGGGCAAAAATGTGGTTCTTGATGCCACCTTTCTCCAGGAGTGGCAGAGGCAAATGGTAAAGGAGAACTTTCCAGATGCCATATTTTTGCTTGCTTATGCTGAGGAGGAGGAAATAATAAAAAGGCTAAGAGAAAGGCAAGATGTGTCAGATGCAGACATAGAGGTATACCTCAAGCAGAAAGAAAGCTTTGTTCCACCCCATTATGCCATACCCATAAACACAGAAAGAAGCAGGGAAGAGCTCAGGGCTGTCCTACGGGAGATGCTCCTGCAGAGTGAGTGGAAAGACACTCAAGAGAACGCTCTATAG